Within Sorangiineae bacterium MSr11367, the genomic segment CTATCGCCATGTCCGCCCGTGTTCATGGGGCAAGATCGCCTGGAGCGCATCCTTCTGCACGCCGTCACCGAGGAGGGGGTGGTGGTGCGCTTCTCCACGGAGATGACGCATTTCGAGCAGGACGGCGACGGCGTCACCGCGAACATCGTGGACCGCACCGCGCAGCGACACGAGACGGTTCGGGCACGTTACATGGTTGCCGCCGACGGCGTACGAAGCTCCGTGCGTGAGGCACTCGGTATTAGGCAACGCGGACGCGGGACCCTCGGGCACAATGTCTCGGCGGTGTTCGAGGCGGATCTCACGGAGGTGCGGCGTGAGCGGCCCTTCGGTTTCGCCATCGTCACGCACCCAGAGGCCGCAGGCATCTTCGTCAGCGCCGGTTCGAAGGATCGCTGGCTCTATGGAACCGAGATGCCTCCGGACGGCGGCGCCTTGTCGACGAAGGACTTCGTGCAACGCATCCGCCAGGCGGCAGGGCTTCCGACGCTCGCGGTGAACGTGCTCGGTGCCTTCGCCTGGGAAACGGGCGAGCGCGTGGCCGAGCGCTTCTCACACGGGCGCGTCTTTCTCGCGGGCGATGCGGCCCATCAAATGACCCCTGCGGGCGGCTTCGGCGCCAACACCGGCATCCAAGACGCAGCCAACTTGGCCTGGAAGCTCGCGTTGGTTCTCCAAGGGCGCGCACGCCCAGCGCTTCTCGACAGCTTCGACACGGAGCGACGGCCCGTGGCCACGGCGACCGCCGAGCAGGCGACCATCCTCGCATACCGCATGGCCGCGCAAGGCGGACGACCCGCGCATCCACTCGCCGCGCAGGAGCCGGTGGACTCCGACTGCGTGGTGTTCGGCTATCGCTACGGCGTTGGGGACTCGCCGCTGCCGCGGACCCTCGTCCTGGACGGCACACCCGGGAGCCGCGCCCCGCACGCCGGGCTCGACATCGACGGCGTGCCTACGTCGACGATCGATCTCCTCGGCCGCACGTTCGTCTTGTTCGCCGGGGACACCGCATGGAAAAACGCCGCCGATGCGCTCGGGCTTCCGCTGCGCACCCACGTGCTTTCCGGCTGGCAATCGGCCTACGGCGTGAAGGAGGAGGGGGCCGTGCTGGTGCGCCCCGACGGCGTGATCGCGGCGCGCTTCACACAGATGGAAAGCGATGCCGAACGCGCGCTGGTCCGCGCGTTCGACATCTTCTACGTGCTTCGTTCAGGCTAGAGCCCGCACTCGCTGCGGCACTGATTCGTGGTGCAGTTCGACTGCGCCTCGGAGTCGGCCTTGCCATCCGGGCGTGCCAAGCCGCAATCGTCGACGCACTGGAAAGGATCGGTCACGTTGGGGGCGCCGCACGCGTCGGTGCACTTCGAATACGCTTCGCAACTGGAGCCCGGGGAGCAGCGGGTCTTTTCGGCCCTGCAACGCGCCGTGGTGCAGTCGAAGCAGCTCTGCGGGGCAGGGGCCGGCGGGGGTGTGCTGCTGCCGGCATCGACTTCGGGCGCCGGGGCGTTGCAATAGTCGGCCGTGTCCTGGCAGATGGACTGGCAGGCGTTCCTGCTGCACGAGTAAAACTGATTGCACACGGCCAGGTTGCGGTAGTTCGTCTTACCCGCCGGATACTGGTCGTAGCAGTTCTTGGTGCACTGGTTGTAATCGGCGGGGGCGACCTTGTCGCAACCGATGGAGCAGCTGTAAATCTTGTGGCACTCGCTGTCCTCTTGGCACGTGGACCACTGCGAGCGGCACCAGTCGAAGTTGCAACCCTCACACGTCGCGCGCCAGTTGCCGTTGCCGGCGTCTTTGCCGTCCCAGGGCTCCCAGTTGCTGCCACCCCCGTCAATCGGGTCGTCGCTCGTGGTGATCGTACAGCCCTGGGTGGAGAGGACAGCGATTCCACCGAAAAGGACCGCGCTCAGAGCCAGCTTCCATCGATAAGTGCGAGACATGGGTAACCTCTTTGACGGCGACGGGTAGGTCGTCATTCAGGTGCGGTACGACAAAGACAGTCCAACGCGAAAAAGACTAGTCGTCCCCGACCAGGCTGTCACGTTGTCGGCTGCAGGTTGCGTTTGCGAAAGGCCGCGTACGCCACGGCCAAGGTCAGAAGATACCAGGGAATGTCGCCGATGACTTCGTACGCGGTCTTCCCGCGCATCCAGCGCACGCTTGCCTGAAGAGCTTCGACGCGGAACGTCCCCGTGTGGGCAATGACCCGCCCGACCGGATCGATCACCGCGCTCACGCCGCTGTTGGTGCTGCGGACGAGGTAACGGTGATGTTCGATGGCACGAAACTGCGCAAGGCCGAGGTGCTCCCACGGCTCGCTGGTGTCACCGAACCATGCATCGTTGGTGATGTTCACCAAGAGCTCCGGATCGGCGTGGTTGACGGCCTTGTTGGTGAAGCTCGGAAGGATGTCCTCGTAGCAGATGAGCGTCGTCACCTTGTGCTCTCCGCTGGCCGTCCGGATCCGCAGCGGGTCGAGCTTGTCGCCGGGGCTGAACTTCCCGCTGTTCGGCGACCAATGGTACAGAATGGGGAACGTATCGCCGAAGGGCAGGTACTCCCCGAAGGCCAGGAGGAACTCCTTGTCGTAGCGCGCGGTGATCTTGCCCTGCGTGTCCGTCGAAAGCGCCGTGTTGAACCAGCGCTCGCGATCCGCGTCGACGCGGAACAACACCGCGCCAAAGATGGCCGGCATCCCCAGCTGCGAGCTCACGTTGTTGAACATGAAGCGATCGGCCTTGGCCTCCGGCACGGCGAAGGTGACCGACGATTCGCTCCACACGACCAGATCGGTGCCGCGCTCCTTCAGCTCGCGCGTGAGCTTCTGATGACGGCGCAGGCCCTCGGCGGGGTCCGTGCGCTTTTGCATCAGGCCCATGTTGCCCTGCACGAGCCCCACGTTGAAGGCCTCGCTCGCCGCGGCCTGCGCATCGACCATGCGAATGCGCACGTACCCGTAGAGCAACGTGGCTGCCAAGGCACCCGCGCCAATCTGAACCAAGCGGCGATCCAGTGGCCGCTTCTCGATGCGCGACAGGATCGGCTCCGCGATGGCCAGGTTCGCGAGCAGGAGGACGACGCCAATCAAAATGGGCCCGCCCAGATCGGCCACCTGCGTGAGCGCGGGCTGGCCGTGCACCGTGGCCGCGTAATACCAGGGGAAAAGCAGCGGGAACACGAGCTCGCTCGCCACGAAGGCGGCGACGAAGACGAGGGCCGCGGGCCAACCCCGAATGGAGGCGCGCGCGTAGAGCCAGCCCATGAGCCCGAGGCGGCCGCCTTGGTACGTGCAGATGATCAGCACGAACAGCGCGCACAGCACCGTGGGGAAGCCGCTGAACGTCTTCAGCATCGTGAGCAGCCAGTAGAAGCCGAACACGTTCATCGTCGCGCCGGTCACGAGGCCGAGCCACAGCGCCAAGCGCGGCCGCTGCCCGCGGATGGCGATCCACAGCGGCACGAAGGCCACGAAGGCGAGCGGCCAGATGTCCATCCCCGCGAACGCGAGGAAGTACAGAAAGCCGGAGAGCGCGGCCATGCCGAGGGCAGGCCACACGGGCAAGGGGAGTTCGGACGGAAGGCGTAGCTTCATGCGTTGAGGATGCGGCCCACCTTCTCTAGGACGTCGCGCACGCTGAACGGCTTGGAAATGTAATGGCGTGCGCCCGCGCTGATGCCCAAAACGACGTCCTTGGCCGATGCGCGCGCGGTGAGAAACACGATGGGAACGTTGTTCCAGCGTCTATCGGCTTTGAGCAGGCGGCTCAAGGCATATCCGTTCATCTTGGGCATCATCACGTCCGTGATGATCAGCGCAGGCGCGTGAGAGCTCTGCAGGATGTCGAGCGCCTCCTGGCCGTCGCAGGCGGTGACGACCTCGTATTGCACCCCGAGCGCACGAGCCAGCAGCGTACGCACCGCCTCGTCGTCTTCGACCACCAGGATGGTTTTGCGCCGGACGCCGCCTGTTGCGGTCACAGCATGAGATTACATCACTTGATCTCGAGCAGCTCGACCTCAAAAACGAGGGTCGAACGGGGCGGAATCGCCGGCGGCATGCCGCGCTCCCCGTAGGCCAGATCGTAAGGAATGGTGAGTTTGCGCTTGCCACCAATCTTCATGCCGGCCACGCCCTGGTCCCAGCCCTTGATGACCATGCCCTGGCCGAGCTGGAACTCGAACGGCTTGCCGTGATCGCGCGAGGCGTCGAACTTCTTCCCGTCGGTGAGGGTGCCCAGGTAGTGCACCGACACGCGGTCGCCGGCCTTCGCCTCTTTGCCTTTGCCCACGGTGAGATCCTTGATCTCGAGCTTCCCGGGCGGGGCAGGCGGCGGCGCGTTTGCGGCGGACGCCGACGGGGGCGGGGAAGGTTCGCGGATCGAAGCCGTCGGACGTGCCTGGGCCGCTGTCGTCGTGGTGTCGGTCGAGATCGGTTCCGGGCTGGGTGGTTCTGTCAGCTTCGAGCAGGCTGGCAATAGCCCCACAAGACAGAGGAAGAAAGCGAGCGAGGCTGGTAGGATGCTCACGGCTTTAGCTTGGGAGAGGCAAGACGGCTTCATGCGCGGCGAAAACCTAGTCGGGCTACACTGGAAGTAAAGAGTTATGCCGCGTGTTCTCCATATCGAAGACGATCCGCGAAACCGCCTTCTGGTCCGCAAGCTGCTGACCGCCGACGGTCTCGAGGTGATCGACGCTCCCGATGGCCTCGAAGGCGTGCGTTTGGCGCTGGCTCAGCGTCCCGACCTCGTTCTCGTGGACATAAACATTCCCGGTCTCGACGGATACGAGGTGACGCTGCGCTTGCGCAACGAAGCGGGTCTCCGCGGCGTGCCCATCGTGGCCATCACCGCCGAAGGCGAACGGGAAACGAGTTTTGCCGTCGGATGCGACGGCTTTCTGCAGAAGCCCATCGATGCCCGAAGCTTCGCCCGCCAGATCCGCGATTACCTCGAGGGACGGCGTGAGCTGCCGGCGGGGCTTTCGGATACAGGGGAACGATTGCGGATGCAGAGCGGGCGAATCGTGGCGCACCTCGAGACGAAGGTGGCGGAACTATCCGCGGCCAACGAGCGGCTGCGCGACATGGATCGGTTGCGAACGGCGTTCTACCGCAACGTCTCGCACGAGCTGGCAACGCCGCTGACGCCCATCGTCGGCTACTTGCGC encodes:
- a CDS encoding FAD-dependent oxidoreductase, with product MMDVDVLIVGGGLVGLSAALFLAEHLEQGGRVLVVEKHAGTSIHPRARGFNERTIEHFRATRAGTVIEREGGIPEEVPIGGILTAVTLADAPLAWQPRVPQARTTGLSPCPPVFMGQDRLERILLHAVTEEGVVVRFSTEMTHFEQDGDGVTANIVDRTAQRHETVRARYMVAADGVRSSVREALGIRQRGRGTLGHNVSAVFEADLTEVRRERPFGFAIVTHPEAAGIFVSAGSKDRWLYGTEMPPDGGALSTKDFVQRIRQAAGLPTLAVNVLGAFAWETGERVAERFSHGRVFLAGDAAHQMTPAGGFGANTGIQDAANLAWKLALVLQGRARPALLDSFDTERRPVATATAEQATILAYRMAAQGGRPAHPLAAQEPVDSDCVVFGYRYGVGDSPLPRTLVLDGTPGSRAPHAGLDIDGVPTSTIDLLGRTFVLFAGDTAWKNAADALGLPLRTHVLSGWQSAYGVKEEGAVLVRPDGVIAARFTQMESDAERALVRAFDIFYVLRSG
- a CDS encoding FKBP-type peptidyl-prolyl cis-trans isomerase codes for the protein MKDLTVGKGKEAKAGDRVSVHYLGTLTDGKKFDASRDHGKPFEFQLGQGMVIKGWDQGVAGMKIGGKRKLTIPYDLAYGERGMPPAIPPRSTLVFEVELLEIK
- the lnt gene encoding apolipoprotein N-acyltransferase, with the protein product MKLRLPSELPLPVWPALGMAALSGFLYFLAFAGMDIWPLAFVAFVPLWIAIRGQRPRLALWLGLVTGATMNVFGFYWLLTMLKTFSGFPTVLCALFVLIICTYQGGRLGLMGWLYARASIRGWPAALVFVAAFVASELVFPLLFPWYYAATVHGQPALTQVADLGGPILIGVVLLLANLAIAEPILSRIEKRPLDRRLVQIGAGALAATLLYGYVRIRMVDAQAAASEAFNVGLVQGNMGLMQKRTDPAEGLRRHQKLTRELKERGTDLVVWSESSVTFAVPEAKADRFMFNNVSSQLGMPAIFGAVLFRVDADRERWFNTALSTDTQGKITARYDKEFLLAFGEYLPFGDTFPILYHWSPNSGKFSPGDKLDPLRIRTASGEHKVTTLICYEDILPSFTNKAVNHADPELLVNITNDAWFGDTSEPWEHLGLAQFRAIEHHRYLVRSTNSGVSAVIDPVGRVIAHTGTFRVEALQASVRWMRGKTAYEVIGDIPWYLLTLAVAYAAFRKRNLQPTT
- a CDS encoding response regulator, producing the protein MTATGGVRRKTILVVEDDEAVRTLLARALGVQYEVVTACDGQEALDILQSSHAPALIITDVMMPKMNGYALSRLLKADRRWNNVPIVFLTARASAKDVVLGISAGARHYISKPFSVRDVLEKVGRILNA